The DNA region CATTCCGATGGCGATCAGCGAAGCCGCCAGCGTGTAGCTCGGAATGTTGTGCGCCATGCCCATCCACAGCGCGAAGTAGTTGTACGTCGTCCAGGTGCGGCGCTCGACCGGGACCGGCGCGAGTTCGGGGTTGTAGAAGCGGCTGTGCTCGATCGGGCCGTGGTCGGGCAGGTCGACGCGGCCGTCGGGGTCGGTGATCTGGCTGGTTCGCTCAGCTGTCGCCATCCGCTCTCCGATGCTCGTGGATCAGAGTTCCATCCCGGCATCGTGGAGGCAGCCGCACTCACCCGGCAGTGTCACTGTGTTCGGGCTTGCCGCACTCGGCGCACACAGTGCCCGTTGCGCCTTTTCGGAGATGGGTGTATTGGCCGGTTCGGCGTATTGCCGTGGATGATCGACAACGTTACGGTCGAGGTAAGGACGGAATGGCCTGCGGTATTCCGCGGCAATTCCGGACAAGGAGACCTGGGGGGTTTCTGTGGTGGATACCGAGTTTCGTTCGACCCGACCGGTCATGTCGCGGGCACTGGATCTCGCCGCGCTGCTGTTGGTCCTCATGCTGGCCGTGGCCCTGGTGTGGCGGGTCTCCGCGGTCGAGCAGCCAAGCGCGCCGGAGGCGGAGATGGTCGTGCCCATCCCCGCCCCGTGACCCGGCGCTGATCAGCTCGCGACGACCGCGGGGGAGTTCGCGCCCTCCACAGCCAGCGTGGGCTGCCCCGAGCCGTCAGCCCGCACGGTCCAGACGTCGTTGACGCCGTCGTCGCGCTGCAGCGAGTAGGCGACGCTGGTGTCGTCGAGCCAGGCGGGCTGGTCGTCGACGCTGCGGGTCTCGGCGAGCGGGGTCGACCTGAGCGTGGCCAGATCCATGATCGACAGCCGCCAGCCCTTGGCCGGGTCCGCGTCGACGGCCGACTTGTAGGCGATGCGCTTGCCGTCGGGGGACAGCGACGGACACTCGACGTTGGTCGCCAGGGTGCGGGCGGTGCGGGCGGCGTGGTCGCCTTCGATCAGGTACCGCTTGCCGCCGGTCGACATGGTCGCGTAGAAGCGGTTGTCGTCGGCGGTGAAGGTGACGCCCCAGAAGTTGACGTCGACGGCCTGCACGAGCGTGCCCTCGTTCGTCACGGCGAACCCTTCCAGGGTGTCGGTCACCTGGCCGGTCTGGGTGTCGAGAATCCCGGTGCGGGTGGAGAAGCCGTTGGTGGCGTAGTCGTGGCCGCCGACGAACACCGTCCACGACACCATCCGGCCGCTGGTCGACACGCGCAGCCGGTTGGGGAATCCGGTCAGCGGGACGGACTTGCGCTCGGCCATCGCCTGGTCGAACACGACCAGGCGGGTGCCGGTGAGCGCGTCGACCGGACGCAGGCAGGCGACGGTGTCCTTGGCGGTGTACGCGCGGTCGCACTGCTGCTCGCTGATCGACCGCGCGCCGCGTGAGTCGGCGCGGGCCACCGAGGAGAGCATGCCGTTGGTGAGCACCTGAATGCGTCCGCCCGCGGTGCTGACCGGGCCGCTGTCCGGCGCGGCGACGCTCTTGGGCGTGCGGCCCGCGACGTAGTAGACCGCCGCCCCGGCCAGCAGTACGGCGGCCACGACCGCGATGATCACCCGGTTGCGCTGGTTCATGCCTTCGCCTCGTCGGTCGAGCGAGTCAGCCGGGCGAAGACCGCGCCGGTGACGATGATGGTGGCCACCACGGTGATCGCGGCGGCGGCACAGGCCGCGGTGGGTCCCCACAGCTGCCAGGACAGTCCGAACAGGACTGACGAGCCCAGGTAGGCCAGCGCCTGCCCGGTCTGGATGAGGGCGAGTCCGGTCGCGCGCAGGTGCTCCGGCAGCACCGCGCCCGCCATGGCCATCAGCACGCCGTCGGTCGCGGCGTAGAACACGCCGTAGAGGACGAGCACGGCGATGATCAGCGGCAGCCCGTGCACCGGCCCGATCAGCGCCAGGTAGACCAGCGCGAGAGCGCCGTACCCGGCCAGCATCACCCGGCCGCGGCCGATCTTGTCGGCCAGCAGGCCCAGCGGGGTGGCCAGCAGCAGGTAGACCAGGGCGGTGCCGACCGCCATCAGCGGGAACCAGCCCATCGACAGTTCGCCCCGCCGCTGCAGCAGCAGGTAGACGAAGCCGTCGCCGACCGTGGCCAGGCCGAGCAGAGTCGCTGCGAGCAGGAGCCCGCGCACCGCGGGCAGCTTCAGCAGACCGGCCGCCGCGCGCGGGCTGACCTTCGCGGTGACCAGCTCGGACCGCTTGTCCCGCACGAACAGCACGAGCAATAGCACGCCGAAGCCCGCGATGAGGAAGCTGACGAAGAACACCGCGTCGAACGCGGTGGCGCCCGCGGCGGCCAGCACGGCTACCGCCACCAGCGGCCCACAGAACGCGCCGAACGCGTCCATCGACCGGTGCACGCCGAACGCGCGGCCGAGCCGGTCGGCCGGGGTGGACAGGGTGATCAGGGCGTCGCGTGGGGCGGTGCGCAGGCCCTTGCCCGCGCGGTCGCCGGTGATCGCCAGGCCGATCAGCGCCGCGGAGTTGCCCGCGGCCATGAGGCCGAGTTTGGCCACCGCGGACAGGCCGTAGCCCAGTCCCGCGACGGCTTTGCGTCTGCTGGTCCGGTCGGCGACGTAGCCGCCGAGCAGCCGCAGCAGCGCGGTCGCTCCCGTGTAGAGCCCGTCGATCGCGCCGTAGGCCAGCGGGCTCATGTGCAGCCCGACCACCAGGTACAGCGGCAGGATGGCGGTGACCATCTCCGAGGAGATATCGGTGACCAGGCTGACCGAGCCCAGCGCGACGACGTTGCCGCTGACTCCGCGCCACCGCCGCCCGGTGTCCTCGGCGGACTTCGGCTTGTCGATCGTGGACAGATACACGGGCTGACCTACCTCCACCTGCGGATGGAGGTGGTGCCCGCCGAGATCGGCGGGCACCACCGGTTGTCCTAGATTGTTCGCGACTACCGACCGGCGCCTAAGGGGCACCGTGACGGCGGCCGACCACGGCGACAGCTATCCGCACCCGTTGCTCCAACGGCGACTACCCGTTGAAATTCCGGGGAGGCGGACTAGCACGCGGTGGTGCCGCTGTCGGTGAAGGTCTGGCCCGCGACCGGCACGAACTCCCAGTCGTAGCTGTTGGCGTGCAGGGTGAACTTCAGCACGCCGTTGGTGTTGCTGTTGCGGACCTGGCTGTTCGGCAGGATGGTGCCGAAGCCGTAGAAGCCCGCACCGCCCATGCCCGCGACGAAGTGGCGGATGCCGTTGGTGTTGTCCAGGCCGCCGCTCGGGTTCATCGGGGCGAACCGCTCGTACTGGTGGTTGTGGCCGGTGACGATGACCTCGGCGTTGTAGTCGTACAGGGCCTGCACCAGCGGACCGGTCGCCGGGTTGGGCGCGTGGTTGGAGCTGGAGGTGAAGCGCGGCTTGTGCCAGTAGGCGATGGTGCACGGCTTGGTGCTGGCGGCCAGGTCGGCGCGCAGCCACTGCTCCTGCGCCGAGCCCGCGGACATGCTGACCTCGCTATTGAGCGAGACGACGTGCCAGTTGCCCAGGTCGTAGGAGTAGTACCCGCGACCCGACGGGCCCGCGTTCGCGCCGAAGTAGTTGTAGTAACCCGACGCGCCCGAGGTGTGGTAGTCGTGGTTGCCCGGCGCCGGACGGGTGCGCGCCTTGTGGCGGCCCCAGGTCGGCTCGTAGTACTGGGTGAACTGCGCGGCGGTGCCGTCCGGGTAGACGTTGTCGCCCAGGGTGAAGATCGTGCCCGGGATGCCGTCGAGCAGGTTGGCGGTGGCCGAGTCGGCCGAGCCGGAGGTGGCGATGTCGCCCGCGCCGACCAGGACCGGGTCACCAGACGGCGGCGGGGTCGTCGTGGTGGTCGGCGGGGTGGTGGTGGGCGGGGTGGTTGTGGTCGTCGTGCCGGTGGTGAGCACCAGCTGCGGCGCCGTGGCCGAGCCCGACTCGCGCGAGTCGAAGTCCGCGCCGTCGCTGCTCGTCGAGGTGGCGCCGATGCTGAAGGTGCCGTTGCCCGAGATCAGCGACAGCACGTCGATCTCGTACCAGGTGTTCTGGCTGACCGCGCCGAGCGAGCCGAGGGTGGCGCCGTCGATGGCGGGCTGGTTGTTCCAGGTCACGCTGGTCTCGGACCAGGCCGTGTTGGACATCAGCCGGTAGGTGCCGCCGTTGGAGCTCTGCGCGCCCGCGACGTTGTCGGTGTGGATGCGCAGCTTCGCGCTCGTCACGGTGCCGGTGACACCGGTGACGTTGAAGCGCAGGAACATCCGCTTGACCGACGAGTTGTCCACGCCGAGCTGGCCGGAGGTGCCGTAGTTGGTGCCGGTGGCCGCGTTGTCGACGTAGGTGTCGGCGACGGGGTTGAACGTGGTGGTTGCCGCCGAGGCGACGGGGGCCGATCCGATGACGACGAGCGTCGTGGTGGTGGCCACTGTGACCACTCCCGCGAGCGCGGCTGCGATCTTGGCTTTACGACTTGACATGTGTCGAAGGCCTTCCCTGGTTCAGTTGTGGGGACCGACCTACAACCTTTGGGGGCCAAGCGGACGATCAGCCGGGTCCCCGCCAAGCACCAGATGACTGGAAGGTGAATTGTCCACATGCACACTCGCGAATGTCCGCCACGGGGCTGGGATCAGTCCGTATCCTTAGTCGGACCAGACGGTCGGATCAGGGACTCGAAGTACTCCTTCGCCGACACCGACTGACTCAGTGGGGCGGCTTGACCCGACCACAGGTTGACGAAGTCCGCGTTCCCACTGCGACGGATGGGTGACATCAGCAGGCTTTGCACCGGGTAGTGCGGTACAAGCGCCTCATGCTCGGCCAGTTCGCGGGTCAGTCGGTTCGGGATGGTCCGGGCGTGGCGCCCGGAGAACAGCCGGGTCAGCACGGTGACCTTGGCGGCCTGGCTCAGCAAGGCGGCCTTGTGGACCGCGCTCGCCCCCGACTCGGTGGTCGTGAGGAAGCCGGTGCCGATCTGCACCCCGTCGGCCCCGAGCGCCCGGGCCGCGGCGATCCCGCGGGCGTCGGCGATTCCGCCCGCGGCGATCACCGGAATCCGCACGGCGTCGCGCACCTGCGGGATCAGCGAGAACGTGCCGACCAGGGACTCGGCGACCGGTCGCAGGAACGCGCCCCGGTGTCCGCCCGCGTCGCTGCCGGAGGCCACCACGGCGTCCATCCCGGCCTCCGCGATCGCTACCGCCTCATCCACCGTGGTCGCGGTGCCGATCGTGCGGATACCCCGGTCGCGGGCCTCGGTCAGCACGTCGGCCGGTGGGACGCCCATGACGAAGCTGATCACCGGGGGAGCGGCGGCCAGCAGCGCGGTGACCTGCTCGACGAAGTCCGGCCCGCGCGTCGGCTCGGGGTCGGGCAGACCGAGTTCGTCGAGGTAGGGCCGGATCCGGTCGATGTGCCCGGCGAGTTCGTGGGGGTCGGGCCAGCCGTCCTCGCCGGGCTGCGGCACCCAAAGGTTGACCGCGAACGGCCTGTCCGTGTGGCGTCTCAGGTCGGCGACCAGCGCGGTGATCTCCTCGGGCGTCAAGATGTGCGCGCCGAACGAGCCCAACCCGCCCGCGTTCGACACCGCGGCGGCCAGCGCCACCGACGAAAGCCCGCCGCCGAAGGGCCCCTGGACGATCGGGTACTCGATCCCGAACAGCGCCTCCATCGCACACCCTTTCAAAGTTGTTCGTGACTGGACGAACACTAGACGACCGGTCAACTAAAGTGCAACACTTCGACCGTGGGAAGAACCAGCACCGCCCGCGAGCGTCTGGTCGACGCCGCCTGTGACCTGATGCACGCCCGCGGCTACGCCGCGCTGGGCGTGGCCGAGATCTGCGCGACCGCGGACGTGCGCAAGGGCAGCTTCTACCACTTCTTCGACTCCAAACAGGCGTTGACGGTCGCGGCGATCGAGACATCGTGGACCCGCCAGCGTCCTGTGTGGACAGCGGCGCTCGCCGCCGACGTGGCTCCGCTGGACCGGATCCGGCGGGTACTGGAGTCCCAAGTGGATACTCAGCGCGCGGAGAAGAAGTCCCTCGGCGTGCTGCGGGGATGCCTGTTCGGCAACCTTGCCCAGGAACTCGGCAACCAGGACGACTTGGTCGCAGGCCACTTGACCGCGGTGTTCGACGACCAGATCACGCTGGTGTCCGAGGCATTGGCGGCGGCGGAGGCGGAAGACGCGATCCCGGCGGGAACCGGGACCCAGGAGACCGCGCGGGCCGTGCTCGCCCAGTTGGAGGGGATGGTGCTGTTCGCCAAACTCGCCAACGACCCGGCACTCCTGGACCGCCTGTGGCCCAACACAATGCTACTACTCGGCGCGCGCTAACCGATCCACGTCGACCTCGTAGGTCCAAGGTCGCCACAGCGACGACAAGGCCAAGCCCAAGGCGCGCTATCGGATCGCGAGTTCGTTCACCTCAATGGCCGCGCACCTCATGCGCCAGCAACGCCACATGCAACGACAGCACCGATTCCGAATCCTCCAACGACACCCCAAGAATCTGCTCGATCCGAGCCAACTGCTGGTAGTACGCCGTCCGGGACATATGCGCCGCCGCCGCGGCCGCCGACTTGTTCCCGCCGTGTTCGCAGTAGTGCCGCAACGTGTCCATCAACCGGCTCCCGTGGGACAAGTCCCGAGCCACCAACGCCGTCAGTTCCCGATCGGCGAACGCGATGACCCGGTCGTCGTCAGCCAGCAGGTGCAGCAGTCCCCGCAACCGCACATCATCGAGCCGGTGCACCGCCTTCCCCGGCGACCGCAGCGCCGCTTGGGCTACGTGCGCCGCCTCGATCAGGCTGCGGCGGGCATCGGTCACCGCGGCCACGGTCGTGCCCACCGCCAGCACCACCGGCCGGGGAGCCTGGTGGATCTCCTTCGCCACCCGCCGCAGGACCGCGTCGGCGTCGGCCTGCGGCGTCAGCGACAGCAGCGCCCGGACACTCGTGTCGTCGACGATCCCGACCAGCGCCGCCACGCGAGCCCGCCGGGTGGCCAGGGCCGTGGCCTCGGCAAGGTCCCTCAGCACCTCCTGAGTCGCCATCGCGGGCGCCGGGCTCACGTCGGTGCCGGGCCGGACCGCCACGCCGATCAGCTGCCGGTGCTCCAACGGCACCCCGAGCCCGCCCGCCCGCGCGACCAGGTCCGCCGGGGGAGTCTGGGCCAGCAACTCGGTCAGCAGCGTCCGGTGCGCGTGCCGCTCCAGGCCCTCCCGGTCCCGCGCTGCCAACCGGTGCACCGCCAGCGCCGACGCGGCTCGCTCGACGATCACGATGTGGCGGTGCGCGGGCGCCTCCGGGCACAGCAGCACGAGTCGACCCCAGTCGTTGCCGCGCGCGCCGACCACCGTGACCAGCCAGCCCGCCGCCTGGTGGTAGGCCGTCCGCTCCGTC from Alloactinosynnema sp. L-07 includes:
- a CDS encoding MFS transporter, whose protein sequence is MYLSTIDKPKSAEDTGRRWRGVSGNVVALGSVSLVTDISSEMVTAILPLYLVVGLHMSPLAYGAIDGLYTGATALLRLLGGYVADRTSRRKAVAGLGYGLSAVAKLGLMAAGNSAALIGLAITGDRAGKGLRTAPRDALITLSTPADRLGRAFGVHRSMDAFGAFCGPLVAVAVLAAAGATAFDAVFFVSFLIAGFGVLLLVLFVRDKRSELVTAKVSPRAAAGLLKLPAVRGLLLAATLLGLATVGDGFVYLLLQRRGELSMGWFPLMAVGTALVYLLLATPLGLLADKIGRGRVMLAGYGALALVYLALIGPVHGLPLIIAVLVLYGVFYAATDGVLMAMAGAVLPEHLRATGLALIQTGQALAYLGSSVLFGLSWQLWGPTAACAAAAITVVATIIVTGAVFARLTRSTDEAKA
- a CDS encoding TetR/AcrR family transcriptional regulator; this translates as MGRTSTARERLVDAACDLMHARGYAALGVAEICATADVRKGSFYHFFDSKQALTVAAIETSWTRQRPVWTAALAADVAPLDRIRRVLESQVDTQRAEKKSLGVLRGCLFGNLAQELGNQDDLVAGHLTAVFDDQITLVSEALAAAEAEDAIPAGTGTQETARAVLAQLEGMVLFAKLANDPALLDRLWPNTMLLLGAR
- a CDS encoding nitronate monooxygenase family protein; its protein translation is MEALFGIEYPIVQGPFGGGLSSVALAAAVSNAGGLGSFGAHILTPEEITALVADLRRHTDRPFAVNLWVPQPGEDGWPDPHELAGHIDRIRPYLDELGLPDPEPTRGPDFVEQVTALLAAAPPVISFVMGVPPADVLTEARDRGIRTIGTATTVDEAVAIAEAGMDAVVASGSDAGGHRGAFLRPVAESLVGTFSLIPQVRDAVRIPVIAAGGIADARGIAAARALGADGVQIGTGFLTTTESGASAVHKAALLSQAAKVTVLTRLFSGRHARTIPNRLTRELAEHEALVPHYPVQSLLMSPIRRSGNADFVNLWSGQAAPLSQSVSAKEYFESLIRPSGPTKDTD
- a CDS encoding PucR family transcriptional regulator ligand-binding domain-containing protein is translated as MYPTVSEILALPVVRQGAPAVVAGASGLSNRVRWVHAAEVADIAHLLRGGELVLTTGIALADDVAALTRYVDELAGIGAAGIVVELVRHWSESLPPALAAAAERNGLPLITLSRETKFVAVTEAVVGLIVDAQVAELRAAEQVHEAFTALTVAGAEPAEVLREVVRASGFPVVLETLDHDILAYDAGGELPGELLADWARRSRAVTVTERTAYHQAAGWLVTVVGARGNDWGRLVLLCPEAPAHRHIVIVERAASALAVHRLAARDREGLERHAHRTLLTELLAQTPPADLVARAGGLGVPLEHRQLIGVAVRPGTDVSPAPAMATQEVLRDLAEATALATRRARVAALVGIVDDTSVRALLSLTPQADADAVLRRVAKEIHQAPRPVVLAVGTTVAAVTDARRSLIEAAHVAQAALRSPGKAVHRLDDVRLRGLLHLLADDDRVIAFADRELTALVARDLSHGSRLMDTLRHYCEHGGNKSAAAAAAHMSRTAYYQQLARIEQILGVSLEDSESVLSLHVALLAHEVRGH
- a CDS encoding DNRLRE domain-containing protein, producing the protein MSSRKAKIAAALAGVVTVATTTTLVVIGSAPVASAATTTFNPVADTYVDNAATGTNYGTSGQLGVDNSSVKRMFLRFNVTGVTGTVTSAKLRIHTDNVAGAQSSNGGTYRLMSNTAWSETSVTWNNQPAIDGATLGSLGAVSQNTWYEIDVLSLISGNGTFSIGATSTSSDGADFDSRESGSATAPQLVLTTGTTTTTTPPTTTPPTTTTTPPPSGDPVLVGAGDIATSGSADSATANLLDGIPGTIFTLGDNVYPDGTAAQFTQYYEPTWGRHKARTRPAPGNHDYHTSGASGYYNYFGANAGPSGRGYYSYDLGNWHVVSLNSEVSMSAGSAQEQWLRADLAASTKPCTIAYWHKPRFTSSSNHAPNPATGPLVQALYDYNAEVIVTGHNHQYERFAPMNPSGGLDNTNGIRHFVAGMGGAGFYGFGTILPNSQVRNSNTNGVLKFTLHANSYDWEFVPVAGQTFTDSGTTAC
- a CDS encoding PD40 domain-containing protein — its product is MNQRNRVIIAVVAAVLLAGAAVYYVAGRTPKSVAAPDSGPVSTAGGRIQVLTNGMLSSVARADSRGARSISEQQCDRAYTAKDTVACLRPVDALTGTRLVVFDQAMAERKSVPLTGFPNRLRVSTSGRMVSWTVFVGGHDYATNGFSTRTGILDTQTGQVTDTLEGFAVTNEGTLVQAVDVNFWGVTFTADDNRFYATMSTGGKRYLIEGDHAARTARTLATNVECPSLSPDGKRIAYKSAVDADPAKGWRLSIMDLATLRSTPLAETRSVDDQPAWLDDTSVAYSLQRDDGVNDVWTVRADGSGQPTLAVEGANSPAVVAS